GATGGGATACTCAATTATTTTCTTATGTCTTTGAACATTATCGAAGAACCGGTTTTATGGCTTTTAGATAAAAATGTAGCATTGTTTTCATGTATGTTTGTTACCTTTTGGAGGGGCCTTGGTTATTATATGATTATCTATCTAGCTGGATTACAAAATATACCTTCGGAGCTTTACGAAGCAGCGGCTTTAGATGGAGCGAGCAATTTTAAAAAATTCACCAGAATTACCATTCCTTTATTAAGACCTACAATGTTATTGTGCTTTGTTTTGTCAACTATGTCCGCTTTAAAGGTTTTTGAAGAAATTTTTCTACTCACAGGAGGAGCAAATCAGACAACGACGTTAATGTTTGAAACTTACAATTTGGCGTTCAATAGATACCAATTTGGACGATCAGCGGCCGTGGGAGTAATATTTTCTGCATTCTTAATTACTCTAACATTAATACAGTTCAAATTTTTTGGTTTAGGAGGTGTCGGTGGTGAAAATGAGAAAAAAAGAAAAAAAACAAATAAATAAGAAAAAAATAATAAAAATCACTTTAAATTATGTTCTTTTAATT
This genomic window from Petrotoga olearia DSM 13574 contains:
- a CDS encoding carbohydrate ABC transporter permease, which codes for MKLSRKKQIYLIAFCFLVAPLVLLGIFSYYPIVRGITLSFADYNMLTGETKWVGLKNYRWLFNYKYFYISLANTLKYLIVVPFIQFASMGLAVLVNQKIPGIKFFRTLFYVPVITGSVIVSIAWRWIFDVDGILNYFLMSLNIIEEPVLWLLDKNVALFSCMFVTFWRGLGYYMIIYLAGLQNIPSELYEAAALDGASNFKKFTRITIPLLRPTMLLCFVLSTMSALKVFEEIFLLTGGANQTTTLMFETYNLAFNRYQFGRSAAVGVIFSAFLITLTLIQFKFFGLGGVGGENEKKRKKTNK